A region from the Chrysoperla carnea chromosome 4, inChrCarn1.1, whole genome shotgun sequence genome encodes:
- the LOC123297570 gene encoding lysophosphatidylcholine acyltransferase isoform X1, with translation MNGKLNDKTSENLSVEMLNPFVHHLELKTTYEKIRTAIFTVILLPIRVAIICMLLVAAWSLACIGLIGISEQELRDRPLTGWRRPLRHFASKIMYAGFIAGGFHSVRVIGRQATAAEARILVLAPHSSFFDTLPIMVAGAPSVVAKGETSIIPIFGKLLNYTQPVYVWRDDPNSRQNTIKEIIDRATSDEDWPQILVFPEGTCTNRSCLITFKPGAFYPGVPVQPVCIRYPNKLDTVTWTWDGPGALKLLWLTLTQMHSSCIIEFLPVYTPNEAEKKDPKLFASNVRAVMAKALGIPVSDYTYDDCRVITRAKQMNLPWAAGLVEAQKFRQKLGLDTSNAEVKILNSPHILCKDCSQLSYPEFANMLQIPMNNVVSQQLFRLYDKKNTGVIDFREYLYSVLVISQAEKTLDMIEIAFKIFDHSGSGRLSRHEFIEVMKHSLHIYDDDAIGIFYQITKDENATITFDQFAKYAENRSEYAYLFNTQVPRECKPSTDHHQHQQNLIKKIE, from the exons atgaatggaaaattaaatgataaaacaagtgaaaatttatCAGTGGAAATGTTAAATCCATTTGTGCATCATTTAGAATTAAAGACAACATATGAGAAAATTCGA acgGCGATATTTACAGTAATTTTATTGCCCATTCGTGTGGCAATTATTTGTATGCTGTTGGTGGCAGCTTGGTCTTTAGCATGTATTGGCCTTATTGGCATTAGTGAACAAGAGTTACGGGACAGACCGTTAACAGGATGGCGACG ACCATTAAGGCATTTTGCATCCAAAATTATGTATGCCGGATTTATTGCGGGTGGATTTCATTCGGTACGTGTGATTGGACGTCAAGCTACAGCTGCTGAAGCTCGTATACTGGTCTTAGCACCACATTCATCATTCTTTGATACACTTCCAATTATGGTAGCTGGTGCCCCAAGTGTTGTTGCCAAAGGGGAAACTTCGATTATACCAATATTTGGAA AATTACTAAATTATACGCAGCCAGTTTACGTTTGGCGAGATGATCCAAATTCACGGCAGAATACGATTAAAGAAATCATCGATCGTGCAACATCAGATGAAGATTGGCCTcaa ATATTGGTATTTCCAGAAGGAACTTGCACAAATCGATCATGTTTAATCACATTCAAACCGGGTGCATTTTATCCTGGTGTTCCTGTTCAACCTGTTTGTATACGTTACCCAAATAAATTGGATACGGTCACATGGACATGGGATGGACCTGgtgcattaaaattattatggttAACGCTAACACAAATGCATAGTTCATGTATCATTGAATTTCTCCCGGTTTATACGCCCAACGAAGCAGAGAAAAAAGATCCAAAATTATTTGCTAGTAATGTTCGTGCAGTTATGGCCAAAGCATTGGGTATTCCTGTGTCCGATTACACGTACGATGATTGTCGTGTAATTACACGtgcaaaacaaatgaatttaccATGGGCTGCGGGTTTAGTTGAAGCACAAAAATTCCGACAGAAATTAGGATTAGATACATCTAATGCTgaagtgaaaatattaaattcaccgCATATTTTGTGCAAGGATTGCAGTCAATTGTCCTATCCAGAATTTGCAAATATGCTGCAAATACCAATGAACAATGTTGTTTCACAACAATTATTTCGACTTTACGACAaa aaaaatacaGGTGTGATTGATTTCCGAGAATATTTATACAGCGTGCTTGTTATTTCGCAAGCAGAAAAAACATTGGATATGATAGAAATTGCTTTCAAA attttcgaTCATAGCGGCAGCGGTCGTTTATCAAGGCATGAATTTATAGAAGTTATGAAGCATTCGTTACATATTTACGATGACGATgcaattggaattttttatcaaattacaaaagATGAAAATGCCACAATCACATTTG atcaATTTGCAAAATATGCAGAAAATCGAAGTGaatatgcatatttatttaatacacaaGTACCACGTGAATGTAAACCATCAACAGATCATCATCAACATCAGCAAAACCTTATAAAAAAGATTGAATGA
- the LOC123298178 gene encoding gastrula zinc finger protein XlCGF67.1-like: MANLNRHYLTHSDVKTYKCPICEKLFKTNDLRNSHIKYTHNNERHFKCTECSKSFQTRSVLKKHIRTHTGERPYECELCGKAFQQRSTLKTHMKVHGYLVDKTLNTSTVSTAATANTKLIIKTEHQ, translated from the coding sequence ATGGCGAATCTAAATCGACATTATTTAACACATTCGGatgttaaaacatataaatgtcCGATCTGTGAGAAACTATTTAAAACGAATGATTTACGTAAttcacatataaaatatacacataatAATGAACGACATTTTAAATGTACAGAGTgttcaaaaagttttcaaacacGATCTGTTTTAAAGAAACATATACGTACACATACGGGTGAACGACCGTATGAGTGTGAACTATGTGGTAAAGCGTTCCAACAGAGGAGCACTTTAAAAACGCATATGAAAGTACATGGTTATTTAGTTGATAAAACTTTGAATACCAGTACTGTTAGTACCGCTGCCACGGCGAATACAAAACTGATTATAAAGACTGAACATCAATAG
- the LOC123298936 gene encoding uncharacterized zinc finger protein CG2678-like, protein MLTTCTTICIEVNDGLPTQICTMCSSKIQQSFSFKQESENCDRILRQVLLQDNYQDDNNVNNIKYELDDMKDEPEQPDGSVDDDYLDDSNQGNTDSNHANTDDSDELDDNDDDKNDLKTDTDDLEFPPIHVVDTNHTNKKDSAWQKALQLGPEKCDPTTKTCKICNKVLYNVHSLVRHVETHDENRKYAIVCTICNKGFYEKQHIKNHMLRHKGAARYKCKECKKPFYELNALRVHVKRKHSTHTIKCSQCTEVFILEQDLEIHQRSVHECKQYECKQCGKTFNYRYRLREHQVMHTKERTYHCTATKDCLKSFKSKQVLHLHYKRCHSGQKKREVCNVCGKSVINLKSVKNGCTFSNKHRKWKTPFQL, encoded by the exons ATGTTGACAACTTGTACAACAATTTGT attgaAGTAAATGATGGACTACCAACACAAATATGTACAATGTGTTCAAGTAAAATTCAGCAATCATTTAGTTTTAAACAAGAAAGTGAAAATTGTGATCGAATATTACGACAAGttttattacaagataattaTCAAGatgataataatgttaataatattaaatatgaactTGATGATATGAAAGATGAACCAGAGCAGCCTGATGGGAGCGTGGATGATGATTATTTAGATGATTCAAATCAAGGAAATACTGATTCAAATCATGCAAATACTGATGATTCCGATGAGTTAGACgataatgatgatgataaaaatgatttaaaaacagATACTGATGATTTAGAATTTCCACCAATACATGTTGTTGATACAaatcatacaaataaaaaagattcaGCATGGCAAAAAGCATTACAACTTGGTCCAGAAAAATGTGACCCCActacaaaaacatgtaaaatatgtaataaagttttatataatgtaCATTCGTTGGTGAGACATGTGGAAACTCACgatgaaaatcgtaaatatGCGATTGTTTGTACGATTTGTAATAAAGGATTCTATGaaaaacaacatattaaaaatcatatgtTACGGCATAAAGGAGCTGCACg atataaatgtaaagaatgtaaaaaaccattttatgaATTGAATGCATTACGTGTTCATGTAAAACGTAAACATTCCACACACACAATAAAATGTTCACAATGTACGGAAGTGTTTATATTAGAACAAGATTTAGAGATACATCAACGTAGTGTACATGAATGTAAACAATATGAATGTAAACAATGtggtaaaacatttaattatcgTTATCGTTTACGTGAACATCAAGTGATGCATACAAAAGAACGTACGTACCATTGTACAGCAACCAAggattgtttaaaatcatttaaaagtaaacaagtGTTACATTTACATTATAAACGATGTCATTCTGGACAAAAGAAACGTGAAGTTTGTAATGTGTGTGGAAAATCTGTTATCAATTTAAAA tcggttaaaaatggcTGCACCTTTAGCAATAAACATCGAAAATGGAAAACACCTTTtcaattataa
- the LOC123298938 gene encoding E3 ubiquitin-protein ligase SlrP-like gives MPDTMIEYYIEKWTIWSEQEKYNKKIELRDLATKKLVEYFDINSNTLCLTNMNLTNLPNYLPNTLQQLNISGNCLQILPNALPPLLEELNVTDNKLQTLPENLPNSLQRLIVMENCIQYLPNNLPESLQQLDLSFNALKSLPNTAQPFRSNFITLQELDLSHNQFEHIPENLPYSLRILNMSHNCIEILPNQLPHSLRQLDISDNKITVLPDNLLPNSLWLLNISGNNIKQLPNQLPNALRQFDCAYNSIRILPTTLPNSIQELNISGNYLECLPNQLPSSLQRLNAHRNDLNIFPNNLPQSLITINLADNLLCNWPEKLPLALEILDVSYNDFISLPNNLPNSIKELHAQHNFIRRLPISLPNCMRFINLSDNQLTQLSSAIEGLSTNTNINIENNPLSLETIDMINRLFNDSSNNRRLPTIFFNTVFIPENNSNTIVAAIRPLYEEIHEWGPGIEFDDNWRQISEEPTAKSFSYFLYKLRQTINYENDEFKNEIIKWLNQLADLKLQLLRQKIFQIAEEATQSCEDRVTWCFNQMKILNIAWDVETGKYDQQIEQLLQLARGMYRLNVLEDIARFKVQSLNFVDEIEVYLAYQVKLYTILELPIQTPDMRFWTVAWLTQNDLDNAVQIVQNKEKENFSNYLLLDWQPWKEVLKRWNIEAFIEAEKQINNEQVFKEQFDERKQKYLLETNLLDVELDVETQLGQLVRRNIERDVWYQLTKQFLNHSKSFIQIDDF, from the exons atgccgGATACAATGATcgaatattatattgaaaaatggaCAATTTGGTCCgaacaagaaaaatataataaaaaaattgaattacgtGATTTAGCTACAAAAAAACTAgttgaatattttgatataaattcgaATACATTATGTTTAACAAATATGAATTTAACAAACTTACCAAATTATTTACCAAATACATTACAACAATTAAATATATCTGGtaattgtttacaaatattACCAAATGCATTACCACCATTATTAGAAGAATTAAATGTTActgataataaattacaaacattACCAGAAAACTTACCAAATTCATTACAACGTTTAATTGTAATGgaaaattgtatacaatatttacCAAACAATTTACCAGAAAGTTTACAACAATTAGATTTATCATTTAATGCATTGAAATCCTTACCAAATACTGCACAACCGTTTCgaagtaattttattacattacagGAATTAGATTTATCACATAATCAATTTGAACATATACCAGAAAACTTACCATATTCTTTACGAATATTAAATATGTCACATAATTGTATTGAAATATTACCAAATCAATTACCACATTCATTACGTCAATTAGATATATCTGATAATAAAATCACTGTATTACCAGATAATTTATTACCAAATTCATTATGGTTGTTAAATATATCaggtaataatattaaacaattaccAAATCAATTACCAAATGCATTACGACAATTTGATTGTGCTTATAATTCTATACGAATATTACCAACAACCTTACCAAATTCAatacaagaattaaatatttctggtaATTATTTAGAATGCTTACCAAATCAATTACCAAGTTCATTGCAACGCTTAAATGCACAtagaaatgatttaaatatatttccaaataatttacCACAATCATTAATAACGATCAATTTAGCTGATAATTTACTTTGTAATTGGCCAGAAAAATTACCATTAGCGTTAGAGATTTTAGATGTTAGTTATAATGATTTCATTAGCTTACCAAATAATTTACCAAATTCTATAAAGGAATTACATGCACAACATAATTTTATACGTCGTTTACCAATTAGCTTACCAAATTGTATGCGATTTATCAATTTATCTGATAATCAATTAACACAATTATCATCAGCCATAGAAGGATTATcaacaaatacaaatataaatatcgaaaataatcCTTTGAGCTTAGAAACAATTGATATGATTAATCgtttatttaatgattcatCAAATAATCGTCGAttaccaacaattttttttaataccgtATTTATAccagaaaataattcaaatacg ATAGTTGCTGCAATAAGACCATTATACGAAGAAATACATGAGTGGGGACCCGGAATCGAATTCGATGACAATTGGCGTCAAATTTCTGAAGAACCAACAGCAAAatcgttttcatattttttatataaattacgtcaaacaattaattatgaaaatgatgaatttaaaaatgaaattataaaatggcTGAATCAATTAGctgatttaaaattacaattactacgacaaaaaatatttcaaattgctGAAGAAGCGACACAATCATGTGAAGATCGTGTCACATGGtgtttcaatcaaatgaaaatctTAAATATTGCATGGGATGTGGAAACGGGGAAATATGATCAACAAATTGAGCAATTATTACAATTAGCACGTGGAATGTATCGCTTAAATGTTCTAG AAGATATTGCAAGATTTAAAGTACAATCATTGAATTTTGTTGATGAAATTGAAGTATATTTAGCATATCAAGTAAAATTATATACCATACTAGAATTACCGATTCAAACACCCGATATGAGATTTTGGACTGTGGCTTGGCTAACTCAAAACGATTTAGACAATGCTGTTCAAATTGTTCAAAACAaggaaaaagaaaacttttcaaactATTTGTTACTCGATTGGCAACCATGGAAAGAAGTACTTAAACGATGGAACATTGAAGCATTTATCGAAgcagaaaaacaaataaataatgaacaaGTTTTTAAAGAGCAATTCGATGAacgcaaacaaaaatatttattggaaacaaatttattaGACGTTGAGTTGGATGTTGAAACTCAACTTGGACAATTGGTGCGTAGAAATATTGAACGAGATGTTTGGTATCAacttacaaaacaatttttaaatcattccaAGAGCTTCAttcaaattgatgatttttaa
- the LOC123298939 gene encoding uncharacterized protein LOC123298939 codes for MEVEEKIQKHIINYYKCLELHQIKWKQTVCELKPFIKALKTQIEQFIVVDRYNIEKTEFEKYEFLKERLHLKIYKGIEEEFSSISKLISNLNVICHDLRTKTTQLENLTVTLDWTIDSKSFLVRGSALQRPLGEILDWAYRIMTYYKDVMAAIYDTFQKISYLDANSVQKFEECFYENHEIENLVEHALQYLQLCEQVVVS; via the exons ATGGAAGTTGAggagaaaatacaaaaacatataattaattactataaaTGTTTAGAATTGCATCAAATTAAATGGAAACAAACTGTTTGTGAATTGAAACCATTCATTAAAGCTTTAAAAACTCAAATCGAACAATTTATTGTAGTTGATAG gtataacatagaaaaaacagaatttgaaaaatatgaatttctaaaagaacgtcttcatttaaaaatttataaaggaaTCGAGGAAGAATTTTCATCTATATCAAAACTAAT ATcgaatttaaatgtaatatgtCATGATTTACGAACGAAAACAACAcaattggaaaatttaacaGTGACTTTAGATTGGACAATCGATTCAAAAAGTTTCTTAGTTCGTGGTTCAGCGTTACAACGTCCATTAGGTGAAATATTAGATTGGGCATATCGAATAATGACTTACTATAAAGATGTAATGGCTGCTATTTATGatacctttcaaaaaattagttatttagaTGCGAATTCGGTGCAAAAGTTTGAAgaatgtttttatgaaaatcacgAAATTGAGAATTTAGTTGAGCATGCGTtgcaatatttacaattatgtgAACAAGTtgttgtttcttaa
- the LOC123297570 gene encoding lysophosphatidylcholine acyltransferase isoform X2 has translation MNGKLNDKTSENLSVEMLNPFVHHLELKTTYEKIRTAIFTVILLPIRVAIICMLLVAAWSLACIGLIGISEQELRDRPLTGWRRAIRPILCYLGGMTYAVGGMNIEFRGKQATRKEAPILVAAPHSTFLDGGLVYITGMPTIIVRCESGSNPYIGKLLNYTQPVYVWRDDPNSRQNTIKEIIDRATSDEDWPQILVFPEGTCTNRSCLITFKPGAFYPGVPVQPVCIRYPNKLDTVTWTWDGPGALKLLWLTLTQMHSSCIIEFLPVYTPNEAEKKDPKLFASNVRAVMAKALGIPVSDYTYDDCRVITRAKQMNLPWAAGLVEAQKFRQKLGLDTSNAEVKILNSPHILCKDCSQLSYPEFANMLQIPMNNVVSQQLFRLYDKKNTGVIDFREYLYSVLVISQAEKTLDMIEIAFKIFDHSGSGRLSRHEFIEVMKHSLHIYDDDAIGIFYQITKDENATITFDQFAKYAENRSEYAYLFNTQVPRECKPSTDHHQHQQNLIKKIE, from the exons atgaatggaaaattaaatgataaaacaagtgaaaatttatCAGTGGAAATGTTAAATCCATTTGTGCATCATTTAGAATTAAAGACAACATATGAGAAAATTCGA acgGCGATATTTACAGTAATTTTATTGCCCATTCGTGTGGCAATTATTTGTATGCTGTTGGTGGCAGCTTGGTCTTTAGCATGTATTGGCCTTATTGGCATTAGTGAACAAGAGTTACGGGACAGACCGTTAACAGGATGGCGACG AGCAATTAGACCGATTTTATGTTATTTGGGCGGAATGACATATGCCGTTGGTGGAATGAACATTGAATTTAGAGGGAAACAAGCGACCAGAAAAGAAGCACCCATATTGGTTGCAGCACCACATTCAACATTTTTGGATGGCGGTTTGGTTTATATTACAGGCATGCCAACAATTATTGTTCGCTGTGAGAGTGGTTCCAATCCGTATATCGGAA AATTACTAAATTATACGCAGCCAGTTTACGTTTGGCGAGATGATCCAAATTCACGGCAGAATACGATTAAAGAAATCATCGATCGTGCAACATCAGATGAAGATTGGCCTcaa ATATTGGTATTTCCAGAAGGAACTTGCACAAATCGATCATGTTTAATCACATTCAAACCGGGTGCATTTTATCCTGGTGTTCCTGTTCAACCTGTTTGTATACGTTACCCAAATAAATTGGATACGGTCACATGGACATGGGATGGACCTGgtgcattaaaattattatggttAACGCTAACACAAATGCATAGTTCATGTATCATTGAATTTCTCCCGGTTTATACGCCCAACGAAGCAGAGAAAAAAGATCCAAAATTATTTGCTAGTAATGTTCGTGCAGTTATGGCCAAAGCATTGGGTATTCCTGTGTCCGATTACACGTACGATGATTGTCGTGTAATTACACGtgcaaaacaaatgaatttaccATGGGCTGCGGGTTTAGTTGAAGCACAAAAATTCCGACAGAAATTAGGATTAGATACATCTAATGCTgaagtgaaaatattaaattcaccgCATATTTTGTGCAAGGATTGCAGTCAATTGTCCTATCCAGAATTTGCAAATATGCTGCAAATACCAATGAACAATGTTGTTTCACAACAATTATTTCGACTTTACGACAaa aaaaatacaGGTGTGATTGATTTCCGAGAATATTTATACAGCGTGCTTGTTATTTCGCAAGCAGAAAAAACATTGGATATGATAGAAATTGCTTTCAAA attttcgaTCATAGCGGCAGCGGTCGTTTATCAAGGCATGAATTTATAGAAGTTATGAAGCATTCGTTACATATTTACGATGACGATgcaattggaattttttatcaaattacaaaagATGAAAATGCCACAATCACATTTG atcaATTTGCAAAATATGCAGAAAATCGAAGTGaatatgcatatttatttaatacacaaGTACCACGTGAATGTAAACCATCAACAGATCATCATCAACATCAGCAAAACCTTATAAAAAAGATTGAATGA
- the LOC123297636 gene encoding NEDD4 family-interacting protein 1-like, which yields MDHNHTTYEMTNPSSEDRTQNTQPPPPNVFSNIPFVQIDDIPPPKPDFSAPPPYEVATKLPTYEEVQREKTLQGEPIPTIRGMPPTCPSPTHLATFLAIDPEVADGDADTSLLGTDFMFFTAFLVAFLFNWIGFLLLMCFCHTIASRYGALSGFGLSLAKWTLIVKHSTDLASRENSWLWWLIMAFGLLICVRAIIQYLNIKRGWRQLSTTHQERLLFFY from the exons ATGGATCATAATCATACAACTTATGAAATG ACAAATCCAAGCTCGGAGGATCGAACTCAAAATACACAACCTCCTCCACCAAATGTATTCTCAAATATACCATTCGTACAAATTGATGATATTCCACCACCAAAACCAGATTTTTCCGCTCCACCACCGTATGAAGTGGCCACAAAACTTCCTACATATGAGGAAGTACAGCGTGAGAAAACTTTGCAAGGTGAACCAATTCCAACTATTCgg GGTATGCCACCAACATGCCCTTCACCGACACATTTAGCTACGTTTTTAGCTATTGATCCAGAAGTGGCTGATGGGGATGCCGATACAAGTTTATTGGGTACTGATTTTATGTTCTTCACAGCATTTTTAG tCGCgttccttttcaattggataggATTTTTATTGTTGATGTGTTTTTGTCACACAATTGCGTCCCGTTATGGTGCATTATCAGGTTTTGGATTATCATTGGCAAAATGGACATTGATTGTTAAACATTCCACAGATTTGGCATCACGTGAAAATAGTTGGTTATGGTGGTTAATTATGGCGTttg GTCTACTAATTTGTGTACGTGCTATAAtccaatatttaaatatcaaacgTGGCTGGAGACAATTATCTACAACTCACCAGGagcgtttattatttttttattaa